The Hevea brasiliensis isolate MT/VB/25A 57/8 chromosome 1, ASM3005281v1, whole genome shotgun sequence genome has a window encoding:
- the LOC110652590 gene encoding probable membrane-associated 30 kDa protein, chloroplastic — protein sequence MAATSQLVSGLTLPLPPPHPSTSSSSSSNHNSSSTLSMVKRPQLTTSFFNGGVEALKVRIRTNHSSRPHCYRRGGGALGTRMNLFDRFARVVKSYANAVLSSFEDPEKILDQTVLEMNDDLTKMRQATAQVLASQKRLENKYKAAEQASEDWYRKAQLALQKGEEDLAREALKRRKSYADNANSLKAQLDQQKSVVENLVSNTRLLESKIQEAKSKKDTLKARAQSAKTQTKVNEMLGNVNTSNALSAFEKMEEKVMAMESEAEALGQLATNELDGKFALLESSSVDDDLENLKKELSGSKKRGELLPGRTIVASSIRDPDIEMELNELRQKRKEF from the exons ATGGCTGCAACATCCCAGTTAGTTTCAGGATTGACCTTGCCATTGCCACCACCGCATCCTTCCACGTCGTCTTCTTCCTCCTCCAACCACAACAGCAGCAGCACACTCTCTATGGTTAAGCGACCACAACTCACGACTTCGTTTTTCAATGGCGGAG TTGAAGCTCTAAAAGTTAGGATAAGGACTAATCATTCCAGTAGGCCCCATTGTTATAGACGAGGTGGAGGTGCTCTTGGGACTCGTATGAACCTTTTTGATCGATTTGCTAGAGTTGTCAAG TCATATGCAAATGCAGTCTTGAGTAGTTTTGAAGACCCAGAGAAAATTCTAGATCAGACAGTGCTTGAAATGAATGATGACTTAACAAAGATGCGACAGGCCACGGCACAA GTATTGGCATCTCAAAAACGTTTGGAGAATAAATACAAAGCTGCAGAGCAAGCTTCTGAGGATTG GTACCGGAAAGCTCAGCTTGCTCTTCAGAAAGGAGAGGAAGATCTTGCACGTGAAGCACTTAAAAGACGTAAATCTTATGCT GATAATGCTAATTCCTTGAAAGCTCAACTGGATCAACAGAAAAGTGTTGTTGAGAACCTTGTCTCTAATACTCGG CTTTTGGAGAGCAAGATACAGGAGGCAAAGTCTAAGAAAGATACACTGAAAGCTCGTGCTCAGTCTGCAAA AACTCAAACCAAAGTGAATGAAATGCTGGGGAATGTCAATacaagtaatgctctttcagctttcgaaaaaatggaagagaaag TAATGGCAATGGAATCAGAAGCAGAAGCCCTTGGCCAGTTAGCCACAAATGAGCTGGATGGAAAG TTTGCACTACTTGAGAGCTCATCAGTTGATGACGATCTTGAGAACCTGAAGAAGGAACTCTCTGGCAGCAAAAAG AGAGGAGAACTGCTGCCTGGGAGAACAATTGTCGCCAGCTCAATTCGAGATCCTGATATTGAGATGGAGCTCAATGAATTGAGACAAAAGAGAAAAGAATTCTAA
- the LOC110667445 gene encoding E3 ubiquitin-protein ligase RSL1: MGNKLQKPQETDIVEEHEQHEEVSNFTCDICIEPMESNRKFKNGGLCSHPFCLDCISKYITIKVEDVTGNIECPGLNCNHALDPLSCRSIVSKSLFDQWCDLLCDSTVLRFERCYCPYRDCSALVLNECKDKLKKIKCPNCKKNFCFRCKIPWHAGYQCNESGQLRDTNDILIGELIEEKKWTRCYNCGHSVERVSGCRDIKCKCGVRFCHQCGGRFHLGPCKHKCCGDAFCMLLFLVVLIIFPYLLYHQVNILSPDTK, from the exons ATGGGAAATAAACTACAAAAGCCACAAGAAACAGACATAGTTGAAGAACATGAACAACATGAAGAAGTTTCAAATTTCACATGTGATATATGCATTGAACCCATGGAATCAAACAGGAAATTTAAGAATGGTGGCTTGTGCAGTCATCCTTTCTGCTTGGACTGCATATCCAAGTATATTACAATAAAAGTTGAAGACGTCACTGGAAACATTGAATGCCCTGGACTGAACTGCAACCATGCACTGGACCCGCTCTCATGCAGGTCTATTGTCTCAAAGTCACTGTTTGATCAGTGGTGTGATCTTCTATGTGATTCCACGGTCTTGAGGTTTGAAAGGTGCTATTGTCCTTATCGAGATTGCTCAGCTTTGGTTTTGAATGAGTGCAAGGATAAACTGAAGAAAATAAAGTGTCCTAACTGCAAGAAGAACTTCTGTTTTCGGTGCAAGATTCCATGGCATGCTGGATATCAGTGCAATGAAAGTGGACAGTTGAGAGATACTAATGACATTCTTATTGGGGAACTTATAGAAGAGAAGAAGTGGACTAGATGTTATAATTGTGGTCACTCTGTTGAGCGAGTTAGTGGTTGCAGAGATATCAAATGCAA ATGCGGTGTTCGGTTTTGCCATCAATGTGGAGGACGGTTCCATTTAGGTCCCTGTAAGCACAAGTGTTGTGGAGATGCTTTCTGCATGTTATTATTTTTGGTAGTGTTGATAATTTTTCCTTATCTATTATACCATCAAGTGAACATACTATCGCCAGATACCAAATAG